In the Carassius gibelio isolate Cgi1373 ecotype wild population from Czech Republic chromosome A2, carGib1.2-hapl.c, whole genome shotgun sequence genome, one interval contains:
- the lamc2 gene encoding laminin subunit gamma-2 produces MRKMKISWIFLCAVCIWSSVHGTVRSSSACSCHGQAQFCREDHLGFYCINCQGNTEGRHCENCKEGYFHQRAGDNCVPCTCNTAGSQGPVCNNEGRCTCKQGVYGDKCDRCHDGSPVTARGCEPLRLHCRSRNSGRLTYNTEECLPCFCNGHSSVCSSAGGYSIHNITSTFENGPEGWRAATVQGVKPSQVQFRWSPTHKDIEVISKEVLPVYLFAPASYLGNQALSYGQTLNFSLRLDRGVRRPSISDVILEGAGLKVSASLGDLRTVVNCGKKITYTFKLDEQPGSKWKPQLSSTEFQTLLSNLTAIKIRGTFGENGRGYLDDVSLVSAKPGPGTPAVWVEKCRCPAGYDGLFCERCATGYRRRFPGQGPQSPCDPCSCQGGTCDPETGGCYSADEIPNLQMCPRGYYVNRQQSSSCQKCPCPEGEACYIIPGSQEVMCVRCSQGTTGSRCEICDDGFYGDPLGEYGPPRQCQPCQCYGHVDQNAVGNCDRRTGECRKCLSHSTGPKCENCEDGYYHSYPTEPCQACNCNRQGSVSNSCNDKGQCKCKEGYDGLKCDKSTCPSCFNPVKNKIEVYTRQLQDMEDLFKGIGGDDAPVNDAQMERAISAAEVMVQSLQIRANELTNTEKQLQDKLVSISRSQLREDRKMEALLTTVDGIRNKDQQYRTEVSEIRELISEIRLKLQQAKRDIQQAEFPSGDALPGADTLSDLVQRAADLAEQHQGEAVTVETIADDSLEESKKALNLIRGVINRENNVKDELRDLKRQYEADVTKVLDMDRKAIQLTETAGKESGVAQNTLKQLSDLEKTLPKPLTKDIAGVVSKFNSLKGMVEGNLSQYQDFQQYLLNEQKETAELFDKAKSFQQVQDKLFARANAAEAVQNKSLEIFANNIGSLDKTLETLKGFDDQISGNKDLADAAIRKLPAINATIQKAKADNVKTQDILDAMSAHFNDAQDTINTLKSTANKLEGMSDNLPPSLDILQAATKLKKDVDGLMTEASVTRDKLNEEKNQAKAQITQAKNAVLESTGALENAKNARDAVSDTLKTITDIMSSIGTPGTVDDTRLAELEDAITKSRSRVEKELKPRLRELEEKEAQQRATIAGMITDIDTILADIANLEEIRKSIPNGCYNIPPIERP; encoded by the exons ATGCGGAAAATGAAGATCAGTTGGATCTTTCTTTGCGCGGTTTGCATCTGGTCTTCAGTTCACGGAACAGTCAGAT CCTCCTCCGCCTGTTCATGTCATGGTCAGGCACAATTCTGCAGAGAAGATCATCTGGGATTCTACTGTATAAACTGCCAGGGAAACACCGAAGGGCGGCACTGTGAAAACTGTAAGGAAGGATACTTCCACCAGAGGGCAGGAGACAACTGTGTGCCCTGCACCTGCAACACGGCAG GTTCTCAAGGACCAGTCTGCAACAATGAGGGGCGGTGTACTTGTAAACAAGGAGTTTATGGAGACAAGTGTGACCGCTGTCACGATGGCTCTCCAGTCACTGCCCGTGGATGTGAGCCTTTGAG GCTACACTGCCGGTCACGTAACAGTGGCCGTCTCACGTATAACACAGAGGAGTGCCTGCCCTGCTTTTGCAATGGCCACTCAAGTGTGTGCTCCTCAGCTGGGGGATATTCCATTCACAACATCACTTCGACTTTTGAAAACG GACCTGAGGGCTGGCGAGCCGCAACTGTTCAAGGTGTGAAACCTTCACAAGTGCAGTTCAGGTGGTCTCCTACTCACAAAGACATTGAGGTTATCTCTAAGGAGGTCCTTCCTGTTTATCTGTTTGCTCCAG CATCTTACCTGGGGAATCAGGCGTTGAGCTACGGTCAGACGCTCAACTTCTCTCTGCGTCTGGACAGAGGTGTCCGTCGTCCTTCCATCTCTGATGTTATCTTAGAAGGAGCAGGTCTTAAGGTGTCTGCTTCACTAGGAGATTTGAGAACTGTGGTGAACTGTGGCAAGAAAATCACCTACACATTCAA ACTGGACGAACAGCCTGGCAGCAAATGGAAACCACAGCTCTCATCCACAGAATTTCAAACACTCCTGAGCAACCTTACAGCCATTAAAATCAGAGGAACATTTGGTGAAAATG GACGTGGTTATCTGGATGATGTCTCTCTGGTGTCAGCTAAACCGggtcccggcacccctgccgtcTGGGTAGAAAAGTGCAGATGCCCTGCTGGCTATGATGGACTGTTTTGTGAACGCTGTGCCACTGGATACCGGAGACGTTTCCCTGGCCAAGGCCCCCAGAGCCCCTGTGATCCCTGCTCCTGTCAGGGGGGAACCTGTGATCCAGAAACAG GAGGCTGTTACTCAGCTGATGAGATACCAAATCTGCAGATGTGCCCTAGAGGTTATTATGTCAACCGCCAACAGTCCAGCTCCTGCCAGAAGTGTCCTTGTCCCGAGGGCGAGGCTTGCTATATTATTCCAGGAAGCCAGGAGGTGATGTGTGTTCGCTGTTCCCAGGGGACTACAG GCTCTCGTTGCGAAATCTGTGATGACGGCTTCTATGGAGACCCTCTGGGAGAGTATGGCCCTCCCAGACAGTGCCAGCCTTGCCAATGTTATGGCCACGTGGACCAGAACGCTGTCGGCAACTGTGACCGGCGAACAGGGGAGTGTCGGAAGTGCCTGAGTCACAGCACCGGCCCCAAGTGTGAGAACTGTGAAGATGGATACTACCACAGTTACCCCACAGAGCCATGTCAAG CTTGTAACTGCAACCGACAGGGTTCTGTGTCAAATTCATGCAATGATAAAGGACAGTGCAAATGTAAGGAAGGTTATGATGGACTCAAGTGTGACAAATCAACATGTCCTTCCTGCTTCAACCCAGTTAAGAACAAG ATAGAGGTTTACACAAGACAGCTGCAAGACATGGAGGATTTATTTAAAGGAATTGGAGGTGATGATGCTCCAGTCAACGATGCTCAGATGGAACGGGCTATTAGTGCCGCAGAGGTCATGGTGCAAAGCCTGCAAATCAGAGCAAATGAGCTCACAA ATACAGAGAAACAGCTTCAAGATAAACTGGTGAGCATTAGCCGATCCCAGCTGAGAGAGGACAGAAAAATGGAGGCTTTGTTGACAACAGTGGATGGGATCAGAAACAAGGATCAGCAGTACAGAACAGAAGTTTCAGAAATCCGTGAACTCATCAGTGAGATCAGGTTAAAACTGCAACAGGCCAAACGGGACATCCAACAGGCC GAGTTTCCCTCAGGTGATGCGCTGCCAGGCGCTGACACTCTGTCTGATTTGGTTCAGAGAGCTGCTGATCTTGCTGAGCA GCACCAAGGTGAGGCAGTGACAGTGGAGACCATTGCAGATGATTCTCTAGAAGAATCTAAGAAAGCCCTAAACCTCATTCGTGGTGTCATCAACCGAGAAAATAATGTCAAAGACGAGCTCAGAGACCTCAAAAGACA GTATGAAGCCGATGTAACTAAAGTGCTTGACATGGATAGGAAGGCCATTCAACTGACTGAAACGGCTGGAAAGGAGAGCGGAGTGGCTCAGAACACACTCAAACAGTTATCTGACCTGGAGAAGACACTTCCAAAGCCTCTGACG AAGGACATTGCTGGTGTGGTTTCCAAGTTCAACAGTCTGAAGGGCATGGTGGAGGGGAATTTATCACAGTACCAGGACTTTCAGCAGTATTTGCTCAATGAGCAGAAAGAGACAGCCGAACTGTTTGATAAGGCCAAGAGCTTCCAACAG GTTCAAGACAAACTTTTTGCCAGGGCAAATGCAGCAGAAGCAGTTCAAAATAAATCTCTGGAAATCTTTGCCAACAACATAGGTAGCCTGGATAAGACACTTGAGACACTCAAAG GATTTGATGACCAGATCAGTGGTAATAAGGATCTGGCAGATGCCGCTATTCGAAAACTTCCTGCCATCAATGCCACCATCCAGAAGGCCAAAGCTGACAACGTTAAGACTCAGGACATTCTGGATGCAATGTCTGCTCACTTCAATGATGCTCAGGATACTATCAACACTCTTAAAAGCACTGCAAACAAACTGGAG GGAATGTCAGATAATCTTCCGCCCTCTTTGGATATTTTGCAAGCTGCCACAAAACTGAAAAAGGATGTGGATGGACTGATGACAGAGGCATCTGTAACTAGAGACAAACTGAATGAAGAGAAAAACCAGGCAAAAGCACAGATAACTCAAGCAAAGAAT GCTGTCTTGGAGTCCACTGGGGCACTTGAAAATGCAAAGAATGCCAGGGATGCTGTTAGTGATACTTTAAAGACAATCACTGATATTATGAGCTCAATAG GAACTCCCGGGACAGTTGACGACACACGACTGGCCGAGCTAGAGGACGCCATCACTAAAAGCCGCAGTCGCGTGGAGAAGGAGCTGAAGCCCAGACTCAGGGAGCTGGAGGAGAAGGAAGCCCAGCAGAGAGCTACCATTGCAGGCATGATCACTGACATTGACACCATCCTGGCTGACATTGCCAACTTAGAGGAGATCCGTAAAAGCATTCCTAATGGCTGTTACAACATACCACCTATCGAAAGGCCTTAA
- the LOC128031050 gene encoding nicotinamide/nicotinic acid mononucleotide adenylyltransferase 2-like, which translates to MTETTKTHVILLSCGSFNPITKGHIHMFEKAREYLHKTGRFIVIGGIISPVHDSYGKPGLVSSRHRLTMCQLAVQSSDWIRVDPWESYQDTWQTTCSVLEHHRDLMKRVTGCILSNVNTPSTTPVIGQPQNGTSPIYQNTVNKSVAIKLWGKMSESLGKICCVRPHMERYTFVDENANLGTAMRYEEIELRILLLCGSDLLESFCIPGLWKESDMEVIVGDFGIVVVPRDGVDTERIMNHSSVLRKHKDSIIVVKDEIDHPMSVVSSTKSRLALQHGDGHVVEYLSQPVIDYILQSQLYINASG; encoded by the exons ATGACGGAGACCACTAAAACACATGTCATTTTGCTGTCATGTGGAAGTTTCAACCCCATCACGAAGGGACACATTCATATGTTCG AAAAAGCCAGAGAGTACCTACACAAGACTGGACGATTCATTGTGATTGGGGGTATCATCTCACCTGTACATGATTCCTATGGCAAACCG ggCCTTGTCTCAAGCAGACATCGTCTCACCATGTGTCAGCTGGCAGTTCAGTCTTCTGATTGGATCAG AGTGGATCCTTGGGAGAGCTATCAGGACACCTGGCAGACCACTTGTAGCGTTTTGGAGCATCACCGAGACCTAATGAAG AGAGTCACAGGATGCATTTTGTCCAACGTCAACACACCTTCCACAACCCCTGTGATTGGTCAGCCCCAAAATGGGACATCTCCTATTTATCAAAACACAGTCAACAAGTCTGTAGCTA TTAAGCTTTGGGGAAAGATGAGCGAAAGTCTGGGTAAAATCTGCTGTGTTCGCCCACACATGGAACGTTATACCTTTGTTG ATGAAAATGCCAACCTTGGTACTGCAATGCGCTACGAGGAAATCG AGTTGCGTATCCTGCTCCTTTGTGGCAGTGATCTCCTGGAATCTTTCTGCATCCCCGGCTTATGGAAAGAAAGTGAT ATGGAAGTGATTGTGGGGGATTTTGGGATAGTGGTGGTTCCTCGGGATGGAGTTGACACAGAAAGGATAATGAACCATTCATCAGTGCTCCGCAAGCATAAG GACAGTATAATTGTGGTAAAGGATGAAATCGATCACCCGATGTCAGTCGTCAGTTCCACCAAGAGCAG ACTGGCTCTTCAGCACGGTGACGGTCACGTGGTGGAATACCTGAGCCAGCCCGTCATCGACTACATCCTGCAGAGTCAGCTCTACATCAATGCCTCTGGATAG